Part of the uncultured Methanobrevibacter sp. genome, AAAAGCATCATATAATTTTTTAGCATCTAATTTTACTTTAATTTCATCATCTTCTAAAAATCCCAATGCCATTAATGCTCCAGTTAATGCACCACATGTTCCTTCATCAAAAGTACCTCCAATACCTCCTGAAAAACCACTGGCTAATGTGCATAATCTGGCTTGACTCATTGGATGGTTGGCTACTTCACAAAGTCCCATGAGAGTTGATTGGGAACAGCTTTTAAAAACACGGTATTGTCTAATTTTTTCTTCTGCTAATTTTGAATCTAAATTCATATTATTCCTCTACAAAAAGATAATATTGGGGGTTGGATACCCCTACATTTCCATATAATATTCATATCTTGGGTCAAAATCACCCATGGTGTCTGAATTTAAATTAGGGGACATATCTTCTTCAGGTTCTTCTTCAGGTATTTCAAAACTATTTGTATTCATGTTTCCAGTTTGTGAATCAACAGTTATTGTTCCTGCATCATGACCTTCATTATCTACAATATTGAAAACATATACTCCACCATTATTACTTACACCACTTATAACACAATTGGTGCCTTGTAAATAGTCATTTACCATTTGCTCACATTCTTGTTGTGTAAGACTTTCTTCGTCAAGATTATTGTCTTCACTTGTATTTTCCAAGTTTTGGTTTGAGTTTATGTCATTGTTAAAGTCGAAATTATTATCTATAAGTGTATTGGTTTCGTTAATTGTAGTGGAGATTGCAGTAGTATAATTGTCAATATTAATTTCAGTATTATTTACTATAATCATAAGTCCAATCATAATGTTGAAATCTTTATCTTTGTCTAGATGTTTTTGCCCTACTCCCATAACTCCGTGGTTTCTTTCAGATGGGTGACCATTACTGAAAATTACACTGTTTGCCATTTTAAGTACTAATTTTTGATCAGGAGCACCAACACAAATTCCCTCTTTTCCATTAGTTACTAAGATGTTTGTAGTATCATTTTGAGTAAATGCAACAGATTGAGGTGGTTGGTCGGTTAAGGATACAATTTTTGCGCCTTGTAATCCATTTAAGAAATTAACCATTGATTGGTTATCTTTGAAGGTTTGGATTGTTATTCCATAAGTGTTTTCTTTAAATCCATTTTGTATTTGTATAAAATCAGCATCTTGAGGAACATTTATTTTTAGTCCGTCAAATGTATTTTGTTTCATATCTCCATCACTATTGATTACAGTAGCTCCAACACAGGTTATGGTAATAAGTATTGCAGCTATTGAAAGAATAATTGCAACATTTTTATTCATTTTATCTCCTTATTTTTATTTAACATAATTTGTATACTTTAGTTATTATATTGTTTATATTATTAAATCTTTAAGTTTTATAAATTAAGAAAATTTAATATTATTATATAAAAAATTTATTTGATAGGTGAAAA contains:
- a CDS encoding C-GCAxxG-C-C family protein, whose amino-acid sequence is MNLDSKLAEEKIRQYRVFKSCSQSTLMGLCEVANHPMSQARLCTLASGFSGGIGGTFDEGTCGALTGALMALGFLEDDEIKVKLDAKKLYDAFKKEYGSVQCGVISKNGEDKSPCVDCCVYAANEVIKLLK